Proteins found in one Lycium ferocissimum isolate CSIRO_LF1 chromosome 6, AGI_CSIRO_Lferr_CH_V1, whole genome shotgun sequence genomic segment:
- the LOC132059230 gene encoding cationic amino acid transporter 7, chloroplastic-like, with amino-acid sequence METHSSSFTNIKSYLKALSDTPNRLVRRAGSVSTSFEETSRVRARSGRDMKRSLRWYDLIGLGVGGMVGAGVFVTSGGASRRYAGPAVVLSYAIAGLCALLSAFCYTEFAVDMPVAGGAFSYIRITFGEFLAFLTGANLIIDYVLSNAAAARSFTGYLCTALDVSTESKLRITVNGLPKGFNEIDVVAVLVVLALTLIICYSTRESSTLNMVLTALHLVFIVFVIVIGFTRGDTKNFTEAGDKNNHTSGFFPFGASGVFNGAAVVYLSYIGYDAVSTMAEEVRNPVKDIPVGVSGSVILVTVLYCLMAASMSMLLPYDMIDPDAPFSGAFMGSDGWRWVSNVIGVGASFGILTSLLVAMLGQARYMCVIGRSSVVPAWFARVHPKTSTPVNASVFLGVCTAAIALFTDLQILLNLVSIGTLFVFYMVANAVIYKRYVSVGVTNPWPTLSFLFCFSLTSILFTLLWQLAPPGKPKAFMLGACTAIAIAVLQLFHYMVPQARKPEFWGVPLMPWIPSISIFLNIFLLGSLDRPSYVRFGFFSALAVLVYVLYSVHASFDAEEDGTLSEKNIELVKESVEVQDQVQTLKV; translated from the exons atggagaCCCATAGCTCCTCTTTCACTAATatcaaatcttacctcaaaGCACTTTCAGATACCCCAAACCGTTTAGTTCGCCGGGCCGGTTCTGTCTCGACTAGTTTCGAAGAAACAAGTCGAGTCAGGGCCCGGTCTGGTCGAGACATGAAGAGAAGTCTCCGTTGGTACGACCTTATCGGACTTGGTGTCGGTGGTATGGTTGGTGCTGGTGTTTTTGTTACTTCTGGTGGTGCTAGTAGACGATATGCTGGCCCTGCTGTTGTTCTGTCGTATGCCATTGCTGGCTTATGTGCTCTGCTCTCTGCTTTCTGTTATACTGAATTTGCCGTTGATATGCCTGTTGCTGGCGGCGCTTTTAGCTATATCCGTATCACTTTCG GTGAATTTCTAGCGTTTTTGACCGGTGCGAATTTAATTATTGACTATGTATTATCAAATGCGGCGGCGGCGAGGAGTTTTACCGGATATCTATGTACAGCGCTCGACGTATCTACAGAAAGCAAATTGAGAATCACCGTTAATGGATTACCAAAAGGATTCAATGAGATTGATGTTGTTGCTGTGTTAGTGGTTTTAGCCCTCACCTTAATCATCTGCTACAG tacAAGGGAGAGTTCGACGTTGAATATGGTATTAACGGCGTTACATCTAGTGTTCATAGTATTTGTGATAGTAATTGGATTTACAAGAGGGGATACGAAGAATTTTACAGAGGCAGGGGATAAGAATAATCATACGAGTGGATTCTTCCCATTTGGTGCTTCAGGTGTGTTTAATGGAGCAGCAGTGGTGTACTTGAGTTACATAGGGTACGATGCCGTTTCAACAATGGCTGAAGAGGTCAGAAATCCAGTTAAGGATATACCTGTTGGTGTCTCGGGTTCCGTTATACTCGTGACAGTTCTTTACTGCCTCATGGCTGCTTCAATGTCCATGCTTCTTCCTTATGATatg ATTGATCCAGATGCGCCATTTTCGGGAGCATTTATGGGATCGGACGGCTGGAGATGGGTATCAAATGTGATAGGTGTTGGGGCTAGTTTTGGTATTTTAACATCTTTATTAGTAGCGATGTTGGGCCAAGCTCGATACATGTGCGTGATCGGACGGTCCAGCGTAGTCCCCGCTTGGTTTGCTAGGGTCCATCCTAAAACATCAACGCCTGTGAATGCTTCCGTTTTCCTTG gaGTTTGCACAGCAGCAATTGCCCTTTTCACTGATTTACAAATACTACTGAaccttgtatcaattggtacaCTGTTTGTATTTTACATGGTAGCAAATGCTGTTATCTACAAGCGTTACGTCTCGGTTGGAGTAACAAATCCATGGCCTACACTATCATTCCTTTTTTGCTTCTCATTGACATCCATTTTATTCACCTTGTTATGGCAATTAGCACCACCAGGCAAGCCAAAAGCCTTCATGCTTGGGGCCTGTACTGCTATCGCCATCGCTGTGTTACAACTGTTCCACTATATGGTACCACAAGCGCGAAAACCTGAGTTTTGGGGTGTCCCATTAATGCCATGGATTCCTTCCATATCTATCTTCCTCAACATATTCTTGTTAGGTTCACTTGATAGGCCATCCTACGTGCGATTCGGATTCTTCTCAGCTCTTGCTGTGCTAGTGTATGTTCTCTATAGTGTTCATGCTAGCTTTGATGCTGAGGAAGATGGGACACTTAGTGAAAAGAACATTGAACTGGTGAAGGAATCTGTCGAGGTCCAGGACCAAGTCCAAACTCTAAAAGTGTAG